One window of the Novosphingobium aureum genome contains the following:
- a CDS encoding DUF2889 domain-containing protein has translation MVRAALSNETFSGGAFHRAIAILPGQGTVTALVEDDLHHMRVTLGHDGTFITAIEGEMIRAPWSTCPGAPAVLAATFTGARLAEAGTVGAKKQNCTHLFDIAVLAAAHALDAAPTRYDLCVEDPEDGVRHMTIARNGTHEMAWVERDRRFVEPPAIAGMGYKDMGAWIASLDPAREEMARLLRGSAVISHGRQIPMEKQSNAMRIPPNCHTFQPGQRERARRISGIHDFTEAMDRPLDGLG, from the coding sequence ATGGTGCGCGCAGCCTTGTCGAACGAGACCTTCAGCGGCGGTGCGTTTCACCGCGCCATCGCGATCCTGCCGGGGCAAGGTACGGTGACGGCGCTGGTCGAGGATGACCTGCACCACATGCGCGTCACGCTCGGGCACGACGGCACGTTCATTACTGCGATCGAGGGCGAGATGATCCGGGCGCCCTGGTCGACCTGCCCCGGTGCGCCTGCGGTGCTCGCGGCAACCTTCACCGGCGCCCGGCTCGCCGAGGCCGGAACGGTGGGCGCGAAGAAGCAGAACTGCACGCACCTGTTCGACATCGCGGTGCTCGCCGCAGCCCATGCGCTCGACGCCGCGCCCACGCGCTACGACCTGTGCGTCGAGGATCCCGAGGACGGAGTGCGTCACATGACCATCGCGCGCAACGGCACGCACGAGATGGCCTGGGTCGAGCGTGATCGCCGCTTCGTCGAGCCGCCGGCCATTGCCGGGATGGGCTACAAGGACATGGGCGCGTGGATCGCCTCGCTCGATCCTGCGCGCGAGGAAATGGCGCGGCTGCTGCGCGGCTCGGCGGTGATCTCGCACGGGCGGCAGATTCCGATGGAAAAGCAATCGAATGCCATGCGCATTCCGCCCAATTGCCACACCTTCCAGCCCGGCCAGCGCGAACGGGCCAGGCGGATCAGCGGCATCCACGACTTCACCGAGGCGATGGATCGCCCCCTCGATGGGCTTGGCTGA